A genomic window from Rosettibacter firmus includes:
- a CDS encoding UpxY family transcription antiterminator: protein MCTNNIELKHWFAFYTKPRHEFKAQQQFEALSISHYLPTIERVRQWKDRKKKIIEPLFRGYIFVYGDEKERLIALQQSAIVKTICFNGKPSIIPDYQIENLKIMLNEKPEVFITNQVECGESVKIIDGPFKGIVGKVKLVCKEKWLAVSIDLLQRSVLVKLPLESVIKLL, encoded by the coding sequence GCTTTTTATACAAAACCACGTCATGAGTTTAAAGCTCAACAACAATTCGAAGCATTATCAATTAGCCATTATTTACCCACGATCGAGAGAGTGAGACAATGGAAAGATCGAAAGAAAAAAATAATTGAGCCACTCTTTAGAGGCTATATATTTGTTTATGGCGATGAAAAAGAAAGATTAATAGCTCTGCAACAATCTGCAATTGTAAAAACAATATGTTTTAATGGTAAACCATCTATTATACCAGATTATCAGATAGAAAACTTAAAAATTATGCTTAATGAGAAGCCAGAAGTATTTATAACCAATCAGGTTGAATGTGGGGAATCTGTGAAAATTATTGATGGTCCTTTCAAAGGCATTGTAGGTAAGGTGAAATTAGTCTGTAAAGAAAAATGGCTTGCTGTTTCAATTGATTTGCTTCAGCGCTCAGTGCTTGTAAAACTTCCTTTAGAAAGTGTAATTAAATTATTGTAG